TCCGCAAGCGCTTCTGGGGCCGCGGGTACTCCGGCGAGCGCGCCGCGGCGCTCGCCGCCGTCGCCTTCGAGGACCTCGATTTGGCCCTCGTCACCGTGAGCCACCTTCCGGAAAACGAGCAGTCGCGACGCGCCATCGAGAAGTACGTCGACCGGCTCGGCGGGCGGCGCGAGGGGCTGTTGCGAAACCACATCACCTTCGCGGACGGGAGCGTCCACGACGAGATACGCTACTCGATCACACAGAAAGAGTGGCGAGAGGCGACAAACTAACCGATTTCGGGCGTTTCAGATTCTCTTCGACCGCCGCCCCGAGCCAACAAACACTTATGAACGACGAAACGATGCCGGACGCATGTCCGTCTCCGACCGATCGAACGGTACGAGCGGAATCGTCGCCGGAACCGGCGCGGGCGTCGCCGCGTACGTCCTCGGCTACCTGTTCACCTACGTCACCCAGAACGGCGCCGTCGAGGAGCAGTTAGCGGGGTTCAACGCGCTCGCCGACCTCTTCGGCGGCGATCCGATCCCGACGTGGCAGGCGGTCGGCTGGCTGTTCTACAACGGCCACTTCGTCGACACGCGAGTGCCGTCGCTGATCGGAGGCGACCAGATGACGAATCTCATCTCGCAGGCCGACGGGGGAACGCTGTCGATCCTGTTCGTCGTTCCGCCCGTCCTCCTGGTTCTCGCCGGGGTCGTCGCGGGGCGGTTCGCCGGCGGAACCGACCCGATCGACGGCGCGAAGAACGGCGCGCTCGTCGTCGTCGGGTACCTCCCGCTGGCCGTGCTCGGCGCGTTCCTCTTCCGGTACTCGGTCGGTGACGGGACGGTCGCGCCCGACGTGATCACGGCTGTCCTCCTCGCGGGGGCGGTGTACCCGGCGGCGTTCGGCGCCATCGGCGGCGCGGCCGCGACGTTCGTGAGCGACTAGGAGAGAGCCGACGCGAAGCGCGACGAGACGCGGGTCGACTGACAGCGCTCAGTAGTCGTCCGGGTCGGGCTCGATCCGGTCGCCGTACTCCCGAACGGGGTCGACGGGACGCCCCTCGTCCGTCTCGGGCGCGACGTAGTCGATGAACTCGTCGACGGCCGGCTCCCTGACGCGCACGTCGACGGTGATCTCGCCGAGCTCGTCCGCCTCGCCGACGGCGAAGTTGACGACGCCCTCGAACGCCGCCTGCTTTTTTAAGGCGAACGAGAACCCGTCGTCGGTGCTGCGCTGTAAGAACACCCGGCGGGCCGTGTCGAGGATCTCCTGTTCGTGGAGCACGTCGGAGAAGGCGTCGAGGGTGTGCGCCTCGGCGACCAAGCGGCCGTCCTCGTGGACCGGCTCCGCGTCCGGAAAGACGTTCCTGACCGCGTCGGCGACCCGGTCGGTCACCTCGGTGTCGCGGACGGGGGCCTCGATGCGTACGTCGACGCTGTAGATCACGAGCCGTCACCTCCGGTGTTTGCGGTCGCGGGTGCGGACTCGTCGCCGGCCTCCGCGCCGTCGTCGACGCCGAGAACCTCACGGACGCGGCGCTGGAACTCGGCCAGCGTCCCGGTGTTGTCGATCTCGACGTCGGCCCGGTCGAGGGTCTCGCCGAGCCCGAGGTCGAGTTCGCGGGCGTCGCGCTCGCGGAGGGCCTCCAGATCGGAGTCGGACTCGTCGCGGCCGCGGTCGTCGAGTCGCTCGGCGCGGACTTCGAACGGCGTGTTGACCGCCACCAGCGTGAAGTCGTCGCCGAACGCCTCGCGGAAGCGCTCCAGTTCGACGGTCGACCGGAGGCCGTCGACGAGGACGGTGTCGCGCTCGCCGTCGGCCGCCGCGTCGCGGATGCGCGGCAACGTCCGGGCGGCGATCGCGTCTGCGCCCTCCTCCTCGCGGAGCGTCCCGGCCATCCGGCCGTGGTGTTCGGCGGGGTCGAGCCCGCGTCGCCGGCACTCGGCGCGGATCACGTCGCCCATCACGACGACCGGGATACCCGCGTTCTCGGCCACGTTCGCCGCCTCCCCTTTTCCGCTGCCGGGGAGACCGACGGTTCCGATGACGTTCATTAGCGCCGAGTAGTCTCGTGCCGGACTTAGGTCTGCTGTTGGGGCGTGGACGCGCCCGCCGCGAACCGGGGGCGTTTTTTACGCTGGCCGAGTCAGTTGCGGACGAGGGCACATAGCTCAGCCCGGATAGAGCGTCGGACTTCTAATCCGACGGTCGTGGGTTCGAATCCCACTGTGCCCGTTCGCTCACTATCGTCTCGCAACGCGTGCCACGCGGCCGGTCCGGTTCGGAGGACACGCTCGGCGGCTCGCGGACGGAATTTCGAATCGGGATTTTTACCACGCGCCGCCGACCCGGACACATGGTCGAGCAAACGCCCGTCCCGGAGTTGGTGACTGATGTCGTGTCGGTGTACAGCCAAGTGCTGTCGGAGCTCTTCTGGTTCCTCGTCGGGTTCGGCGGCGTCTACCTCCTCGGTCACCTCGTTTTGATCCCGTTCGGCGTCCGAGCCGTTCGGTCTCGCAACCGGAACAACCCCACCATCGAGACGGCGACGGAGACGTACCTGCGGGTCACGATGATCGGGTTCGCGACGCTCACGGGGGTCATCGCCGCCGGCTACGGCCGGGTCCTCTCGGAGTCGGCGGTGATCATCGCGGCGCTGACGTTCGCGCTCGGCATCGCCGGCCAGCAGGTGTTCGGGTCGCTCATCAGCGGGATGTTCCTCGTCGCGGACCCCGATTTCAACGTGGGCGATTGGGTCGAGTGGTCGGGCGGCAAAGGGACGATCGAGGCGGTCGACTTCCGCGTCACCCGCATCCGAACGCCGGACCACGAGACCGTCTCCGTCCCGAACACCGAACTCACGACCAACGCGATCACCCGGCCGTACGGTCGCGACCGGTATCGGATCACGGAGCAGGTGTACGTCGCCTACGGCGAGGACACGGAGCAGGCGCTGTTGACGCTCCAACAGATCCCACCGATGCTGGAGTCGGTTCTCGACGACCCGACACCGAACGCTCGCGTCGTCGAACTCGGCGAGAACGCGATCACCCTGCAGGCGAACCTCTGGGTCGGAGACCCGAGCAATCAGGACATCCGGTCGCTGCGATCTGACTTCCGGCGGCTGGTGAAACGGCGGTTCGACAAGGAGGGGATCACGCTCGCACCCCCGTCGGCGCAGTCGGTCACGGGATCGCTCACCGTGACGGAGCCCCGCGGCGAGTCGGGCGGGCCGAGCGACGAGTGAGCGGCGGAGCGCGAACACGAGAGCGCGGGAACGCATTTGTCCGTCGGGCGCGTTGGAGACGAGTATGAACGTCCTCCTCCGTCTCTTGGCGCGGCAGCGAGCGGTCGCCGCGGTCGTAACCGGTGCGTTGTTGGCGGTCGGCGTCGCCCTCTACGCGACTCTCCCCGACCAGATGGTAATACACTGGAACGCCGCCGGCAACCCGGACAACGCGGTCGGAAAGGCGATCGCCGTGCTGGCGATGCCCGCCGTCGTCGTGTTCATGAGCGTCCTGTTCGAGGTCTCCGGAAGCGACCTCGGCGAGCGGATCGTCGGCTCGTTGGCGATGCTGTTGCTGTTCGTCGTCCAGATCATGGTGTTCGCCGTGAATCTCGGGTACGACGTGCCGATCGTCCCGATCACGCTGGCGCTCGCCGGCGTCGTCGTGGCGGCGGCGTTCTGGGTCGAATACGGGGGCGAGTAGGCGCCTCGCTGCGTCGATCCGCCTCGCTGCGTCGATCGGTGGCGTACCCCGGCCCCTCGCCGGCGTCAGTCCGCGATGGTCGGCGTACCGAGGTACGCCTCGTTGAGTTCGTACTCTCCGTCGTCGTTTTCGACCAGGTACTCGCCGTAGTAGGGGACTCGGTTGGCGACCACCGCCTCGAAGGTCTCCGCGATCTCGGCGCGAGTCATCTCCCCCATCGACCGGAGGTCGTCGTTGCGGTTGAGACAGCCTTTTAAATACCCCTCGTGGGTGACGCGGACGCGGCCGCAGTTGGCACAGAACTCCTCGTTTTCGACGGGGTCGACGATTTCGACCATCCCGCCCGCGTCGTCGCCGTCTCCCCCCACGAAGTACCGTTTCCGGTCGTGCATCTCGCGTCGCTCAACGCGGGTCGCGATCTCCGCGAGCCAGTCGTGGACGCGTTCGATGTCGACGTTCCACTCGGGTTTCCCGGTCAGCTCCGGCATGTACTGGATGAGCTGGAGCTGGAGCCCCTCGTTGTCGGCGACGTGCTCGACCATCTCCTCGACGTAGCCGGCGGTGTGCGTGAACACCACCATGTTCAGCTTTACCGGGTCGAGGCCGGCGTCGACGGCGGCTTTGACTCCTTCGAGAACGCGCTCGTACGCGCCGGATTTGGTTACCGCCGCGAAGTCCTCCGGGTCGAGCGCGTCCTGTGACACGTTCACGCGGTCGAGTCCGGCTTCCTTCAGGTCCACGGCGCGGCCGGGGAGGAACGTCCCGTTGGTCGTCATCGACACCTCCATCGAGTCCGGCGTGCGCTCGATTATCTCCTCTAAGTCCTGTCGGAGCATTGGTTCGCCGCCGGTGAACTTCACCGAGTCGACGCCGTACCCCTCGACGACCTCCAGGAATCGGACCACGTCGTCGGCGCTCATCTCCTCGTCGCTCGGCTCCATCGGCCCCCGCGTGTCGCCTAACCCCTCGTTGTGACAGTAGACGCAGTCGAAGTTACACCGGTCGGTGAGCGAGATTCGCACCCCCGTCACCTCCCGTCCGAAGTCGTCAGCGAGTGGGCCGGTCATACCCGAACGGATCCACCGGGTTCGCTTAAATATCTGGGTCGATCATGACACGAGGTAACTACTCCCGGTTACGTCGGGCCCGCTCGATCGGCGCAGAGAGTGGAGCGCCCCGGCGTGAAAGCGATCGAACACGCGAGTTAGCGCCCCTCCCTCGCCGCGCCGACGGCGACGCGAAGCCCGTCGCTCGCGACCTCGACGTCGCCGCCGAACCCGGCCTCCCGGACGCTCCGTGCCATCTCGCGTTCGCGACCCCCGGTGTGCGGGTACAGGTGAGAGAGCAGCACGGTGTCGACGTCGATCCCGGCGAGCGACGCGCCGAGTTCCGTGGGGTTCGGGTGGTTCGACACGTCGGTCCCGTCGGGGAACGAACAGTCGTGGACCAGCAGGTCGCTCCCGGCCGCGAACGACGCCATGCCCGCGAACGCCTCGGTGTCGCCCGAGAGCGTGAGCGGCCCCTCCGCCGGGTCTACCGCCGCGCTCGGCGGCGAGAACCGATAGGCGAACCCGTCCATCGAGTGCCGCGTCTCGCGGGCGGTCACGTCGAACCCGGCCGCGGTGAACGGGCGCGACGCCGACACCTCGCGGACCGCCAGATCGATCCGCCCGTCGAGGTAGTCGTGCACGTCGAGGAGGCCGTCGACGAGCGATTTGGTCCCCGCCGGGCCGACGACTTCGAGGTGTTCCTCGCCGGCGAGCCAGCGGGCCTTGATAAGCGGCAAGAGCGCCGCGACGTGGTCGAGGTGGTGGTGAGTCAGGAGGACGGTCGACGCGCCCTCGTAGCCGGGTTCGGTGGCGGCCAGTCGCTGGAGGACGCCGCTGCCGCAGTCGACGAGCAGCGAGCGGTCGCCGTCGGCGAGGAGGTAGCCGGCCTGCGCGCGGTCCGGAACCGGCATCGCGCTGCCGGAGCCGAGGACGGTGAGTTCCATGGTCACTCTCCGTGTGCCCACCCACCTAACTCGGTCGGACGAGGCCGCGCTCGGGGGGCGCCGAAGCGCCTGACCGACCGCCTTACTTTATCAAAAAGACCGGCACGTTCGCGTCGGCCGCCACGCGGTCGGAGACGCTGCCGAGCGACTGGATGCGCTCGCGGGGGGACTTCCCCTCGGGGCTCAACACGATCACGTCGATGTCGCGCTCGTCGGCGTAACCGACGATCTCCGTGTCCGGAGTCCCCTCGACGACGTGGGTCTCGACGTCGAGGCCCGCGTCGGCGGCGCGGTCGGCGACGGCCGCCACCGCGCTCTCGCCTTGCGCTTCCAGGTCGGCGACGACCTCGTCGTGGAGGTCGCCGGAACTCGCGGTCGCGATGCGCCGGTCGACGACGTACAGCGCGTGAACCGTCGCGTCGTGGTCAGTCGCCAGTCGAATCGCGTGATCGAGCGCGCGGTCGACCGCCTCGCTTCCGTCGGTCGGCACCAGCAGGTCGTCGTACATGGTCGGCCGTTCGACCCGGTGACAAATAACGGTACGCCCGTTCGGTCGGTCGGTGGGAAGGCGGTTCCGGGGGCGATGGGCGAGACGCCGAGCGAGAGAACGGGCGTGATACTCGCTCCCGCGCAAGCGAACGGTTTTTGCGTCGACCGACTGGAGGGGACGTATGGACGAGGACACCCCCCGTACGGACGGCGGGACCGAGCGCGCGGAACCGACCGAAGACGTCGCGCTCGACCCGTGGGGGTCGGCGTCGGTCGGCGACTACGCGGAGCTATTCGAGGAGTTCGGCATCGAGGCGTTCGACGACGTGGCCGACGACGTGGCCGACCCCCATTACCTGATGCGCCGCGGCGTCATCTTCGGACACCGCGAGTACGACGCGGTCGCAGAAGCGATGGCCAACGACGAACCCTTCGCCGCGCTCTCCGGCTTTATGCCCACGGGCGACCCGCACATCGGTCACAAGCTCGTCTTCGACGAGATCATCTGGCACCAACAGCAGGGCGGCGACGCGTTCGGGCTGATCGCCGACCTGGAGGCGCACTCGGCCCGCGGGATGTCGTGGGACGAGATCGACGAGCACGCCCGCAACTACCTGCTCTCGCTGCTCGCGCTCGGCTTCGACGCCGAGGCGGGCGAGCTCTATCGACAGTCGGACAACCGGGCGGTCCAGGACCTCGGCTTCGAACTCGGCTCGAAGGCGAACTTCTCCGAGTTCGAGGCGATCTACGGCTTCGACGGCGAGACCAACATCTCGCACATGCAGAGCGTGATCACCCAGACCGCCGACATCCTCTACCCGCAGCTCGTCGACGAGCCGAAGCCGACCGTCATCCCCGTCGGCCCGGACCAGGACCCGCACGTCCGCTTGACCCGCGATCTGGCGACTCGGGTGCGCTACTTCAAGGTGACAGAGGCGTTCGCGAGCTTCGAACTCGACGACGACGAGCGGCGGCTCGTCCGGGCGGCCTACGACGCGCTGGCGGCCGACGTCGACGACGCCGAGACCGACGTGCGGTGTGAGGACGCCGCCGCGTGGCTCGACGACTACGAGCCGCCCGAGTCGGTGGCCGACGCGAAGCCCGGCGCCCTCGACAAACTCAACGCCGGCGGCAAGGAGCCCCTCCGCCCCCGCGTGCGCTTCTTCGACCGCAACGCCACTGACGCGGCGTTCGAGGCCCTGATCGAGGCGGTCGACGGCGACAAGCGCGTCTTCGACGGGCACGTCGACGCCTTCGACCTCACGCGGAGCGAGGCCGAGTCGCTCGCCCGCGAGGTGGAGATCGACCACGACGGGTTCGGCTTCCGCCAGCCCTCCTCGATCTACCACCGGTTCATGACCGGGCTCACGGGCGGGAAGATGTCCTCGTCGGTCCCGGCGAGCCACATCTCGCTGCTCGACGACCCCGAGGACGGGTACGACAAGGTGAAAGCCGCGACGACCGGCGGGCGCGACACCGCCGACGAGCAGCGCGAGTTGGGCGGCGAGGCCGACGACTGCCCCGTCTACGAGCTGTACGCCTACCTGCTCGCGGGCGACGACGACGAGCTCACCAAGGAGGTCTACTCGGAGTGCGTGAACGGCGAGCGCCTCTGTGGCGGCTGCAAAGAGCAGGCCGCCGAACTCATGCGCGAGTTCCTCGAAGACCACCAGGCGAAGCGCGAGGAGGCCGAAGCGCTCCTCGACGACCTCGACATCGACCTGAACTCGGACCGGCGCGGCACCGGCGGCGAACACTGACCTCGGCGACGGGACGCGCGCTGTTGATGCCGATTTTTGCGTGTCCCTACAGTTCGTCGTGTAGGTAGGAGCCGACGTAGCCGCCGAGCGCGCTCAACGCGACGGTGTATACAATTCCACCGACCACGATGATGGCACCGAAGACGACGACCCCACCGATCGCGAGGCCGGCTTCGAGCGGGAACCCGAAGAATCCCAAGAACGGGAGGAAGACCAGCCCGAGCAGGAGGAGCCCGACGACCGGAATCGACGCGATCAGTCCGGAGTACGCGCCGACGCGAAGCCCGGCCTCGCGGTCGCCGCCCTCCAGGTAGGCGGCGAGCGCGCCGCCGAGGACGGGTGAGATACCGGTAAACGAGAGGACGGCCGTCGCGACGGCGCCGATGAACGCGTTGAGGAGGGTGCTTTCGGTGTTCACGCCCGAGCCGACTCGTGGCTACGGCATACGTCTTGCGGGTCCGACCCCCTCGAATCGGCCGGTCGTTCCGGCCAGCGACGCCCGCGAGCCGATACTTTATGAGGCGTGCGCTACCTGTCACGAGTATGACCGAGCAGGAGACGATCCACGTCGCGGACGTCAGCGAGGGGATCGGCGGCGACGCGACGGCGGAGCCGGGATCGCCGGTGAAACTCCCGGTCGTCGACGTGCTCACCGGCCGTTCGTTTATAACGGGAAAAAGCGGGTCCGGCAAGAGCAACACCGCGAGCGTCGTCATCGAGAACTTGCTCTCGAACGGCTTCCCCGTCATGATCGTGGACACGGACGGGGAGTACTACGGCTTAAAAGAGGAGTACGAGATTCTCCACGCCGGCGCCGACGACGAGTGCGACATCGTCGTCTCGCCGGAACACGCCGAGAAACTCGCGAACCTCGCCTTAGAGCAGAACGTCCCGATCATCCTCGATGTCTCCGGCTACCTCGAAGAGGAGACCGCGAACGAACTCCTCTTGGAGGTCGTCAAACAGCTGTTCGCGAAGGAGAAGCGCCTGAAGAAACCCTTCCTCCTCGTCGTCGAGGAGTGCCACGAGTACATCCCCGAGGGCGGCGGGATGGACGAGACGGGCAAGATGCTGATCAAGGTCGGGAAGCGCGGTCGGAAACACGGCCTCGGCATCGTCGGGATCAGCCAGCGCCCGGCCGACGTGAAGAAGGACTTCATCACCCAGTGCGACTGGCTCTGTTGGCACCGACTCACCTGGGACAACGACACGAAGGTGGTCGGGCGCATCCTCGGCTCGAAGTACGCGAGCGCGGTCGAGGACCTCGGCGACGGCGAGGCGTTCCTGATGACCGACTGGGACGAGTCGATCCGGCGGATCCAGTTCCATCGCAAGGAGACGTTCGACGCGGGCGCGACGCCCGGACTCGACGACTTCGAGCGCCCGGAGCTCAAGTCCGTCTC
This genomic window from Halorubrum sp. PV6 contains:
- a CDS encoding tryptophan--tRNA ligase; amino-acid sequence: MDEDTPRTDGGTERAEPTEDVALDPWGSASVGDYAELFEEFGIEAFDDVADDVADPHYLMRRGVIFGHREYDAVAEAMANDEPFAALSGFMPTGDPHIGHKLVFDEIIWHQQQGGDAFGLIADLEAHSARGMSWDEIDEHARNYLLSLLALGFDAEAGELYRQSDNRAVQDLGFELGSKANFSEFEAIYGFDGETNISHMQSVITQTADILYPQLVDEPKPTVIPVGPDQDPHVRLTRDLATRVRYFKVTEAFASFELDDDERRLVRAAYDALAADVDDAETDVRCEDAAAWLDDYEPPESVADAKPGALDKLNAGGKEPLRPRVRFFDRNATDAAFEALIEAVDGDKRVFDGHVDAFDLTRSEAESLAREVEIDHDGFGFRQPSSIYHRFMTGLTGGKMSSSVPASHISLLDDPEDGYDKVKAATTGGRDTADEQRELGGEADDCPVYELYAYLLAGDDDELTKEVYSECVNGERLCGGCKEQAAELMREFLEDHQAKREEAEALLDDLDIDLNSDRRGTGGEH
- a CDS encoding universal stress protein, with protein sequence MYDDLLVPTDGSEAVDRALDHAIRLATDHDATVHALYVVDRRIATASSGDLHDEVVADLEAQGESAVAAVADRAADAGLDVETHVVEGTPDTEIVGYADERDIDVIVLSPEGKSPRERIQSLGSVSDRVAADANVPVFLIK
- a CDS encoding RNA-binding domain-containing protein, translating into MIYSVDVRIEAPVRDTEVTDRVADAVRNVFPDAEPVHEDGRLVAEAHTLDAFSDVLHEQEILDTARRVFLQRSTDDGFSFALKKQAAFEGVVNFAVGEADELGEITVDVRVREPAVDEFIDYVAPETDEGRPVDPVREYGDRIEPDPDDY
- a CDS encoding MBL fold metallo-hydrolase codes for the protein MELTVLGSGSAMPVPDRAQAGYLLADGDRSLLVDCGSGVLQRLAATEPGYEGASTVLLTHHHLDHVAALLPLIKARWLAGEEHLEVVGPAGTKSLVDGLLDVHDYLDGRIDLAVREVSASRPFTAAGFDVTARETRHSMDGFAYRFSPPSAAVDPAEGPLTLSGDTEAFAGMASFAAGSDLLVHDCSFPDGTDVSNHPNPTELGASLAGIDVDTVLLSHLYPHTGGREREMARSVREAGFGGDVEVASDGLRVAVGAAREGR
- the moaA gene encoding GTP 3',8-cyclase MoaA translates to MTGPLADDFGREVTGVRISLTDRCNFDCVYCHNEGLGDTRGPMEPSDEEMSADDVVRFLEVVEGYGVDSVKFTGGEPMLRQDLEEIIERTPDSMEVSMTTNGTFLPGRAVDLKEAGLDRVNVSQDALDPEDFAAVTKSGAYERVLEGVKAAVDAGLDPVKLNMVVFTHTAGYVEEMVEHVADNEGLQLQLIQYMPELTGKPEWNVDIERVHDWLAEIATRVERREMHDRKRYFVGGDGDDAGGMVEIVDPVENEEFCANCGRVRVTHEGYLKGCLNRNDDLRSMGEMTRAEIAETFEAVVANRVPYYGEYLVENDDGEYELNEAYLGTPTIAD
- a CDS encoding mechanosensitive ion channel family protein; this translates as MVEQTPVPELVTDVVSVYSQVLSELFWFLVGFGGVYLLGHLVLIPFGVRAVRSRNRNNPTIETATETYLRVTMIGFATLTGVIAAGYGRVLSESAVIIAALTFALGIAGQQVFGSLISGMFLVADPDFNVGDWVEWSGGKGTIEAVDFRVTRIRTPDHETVSVPNTELTTNAITRPYGRDRYRITEQVYVAYGEDTEQALLTLQQIPPMLESVLDDPTPNARVVELGENAITLQANLWVGDPSNQDIRSLRSDFRRLVKRRFDKEGITLAPPSAQSVTGSLTVTEPRGESGGPSDE
- a CDS encoding DUF5518 domain-containing protein, which translates into the protein MNTESTLLNAFIGAVATAVLSFTGISPVLGGALAAYLEGGDREAGLRVGAYSGLIASIPVVGLLLLGLVFLPFLGFFGFPLEAGLAIGGVVVFGAIIVVGGIVYTVALSALGGYVGSYLHDEL
- a CDS encoding AAA family ATPase: MNVIGTVGLPGSGKGEAANVAENAGIPVVVMGDVIRAECRRRGLDPAEHHGRMAGTLREEEGADAIAARTLPRIRDAAADGERDTVLVDGLRSTVELERFREAFGDDFTLVAVNTPFEVRAERLDDRGRDESDSDLEALRERDARELDLGLGETLDRADVEIDNTGTLAEFQRRVREVLGVDDGAEAGDESAPATANTGGDGS
- a CDS encoding DUF1648 domain-containing protein; the protein is MNVLLRLLARQRAVAAVVTGALLAVGVALYATLPDQMVIHWNAAGNPDNAVGKAIAVLAMPAVVVFMSVLFEVSGSDLGERIVGSLAMLLLFVVQIMVFAVNLGYDVPIVPITLALAGVVVAAAFWVEYGGE
- a CDS encoding transporter gives rise to the protein MSVSDRSNGTSGIVAGTGAGVAAYVLGYLFTYVTQNGAVEEQLAGFNALADLFGGDPIPTWQAVGWLFYNGHFVDTRVPSLIGGDQMTNLISQADGGTLSILFVVPPVLLVLAGVVAGRFAGGTDPIDGAKNGALVVVGYLPLAVLGAFLFRYSVGDGTVAPDVITAVLLAGAVYPAAFGAIGGAAATFVSD